A region of the Pseudomonas sp. A34-9 genome:
GCACGACGATCATTTTCAGAAAGTCCGGCGCGGCGTCTTTGAACAACGAGGCGATACGAATCTCTTTCTTGGCCTTGAGCTTGCCGCCCTGCACCCGCGAAACCGTGGTGTGCAGACCCAGTGCCCGGTGCGTCAGGTCGAGGCGGTTGTCGAAAAGCACCTTGTCGATGGCCGGCGCGTTGCGCAGGTATTCCTGCTTCAGGTCCAGCGCGTAGCTGTACAGCGCCTTGTCGCTCTGCACGTCGTGCCGTCCCGAA
Encoded here:
- a CDS encoding M48 family metallopeptidase — encoded protein: MTVLKYLQAYPAQLQDQVRQLIAEGRLGEYLNQRYSGRHDVQSDKALYSYALDLKQEYLRNAPAIDKVLFDNRLDLTHRALGLHTTVSRVQGGKLKAKKEIRIASLFKDAAPDFLKMIVVHELAHFKESDHNKAFYKLCEHMLPGYHQVEFDLRVYLTWRDLQA